Proteins encoded by one window of Halococcus hamelinensis 100A6:
- a CDS encoding TOBE domain-containing protein, producing the protein MTNHAGFDARLQRSGVAFTARDAALLEAVDDQASLNAAAAALGRSYSRSQRRVVELEDAFGSLVERQRGGSGGGGSRLTDTARDLLAEFERLEVEFTGVAEAEETVLPGTVVERDGELATVETAAGPVRAIVPADAVAVRVVIRADAVTLHPPESLPEDDTSARNRFAGRVTAVEPGETLARVVLDVGAGSPLAVLVTTTSVDTLDLAPGTDVVASFKATATRAFPDSHADTEDP; encoded by the coding sequence ATGACCAACCACGCCGGCTTCGACGCGCGGCTCCAGCGTTCGGGCGTGGCGTTCACCGCCCGGGACGCGGCGCTGCTCGAAGCCGTCGACGACCAGGCCTCGCTCAACGCCGCCGCGGCGGCGCTCGGGCGGTCGTACTCGCGCTCGCAGCGCCGGGTGGTCGAACTCGAGGACGCGTTCGGCTCGCTGGTCGAGCGCCAGCGCGGGGGCTCGGGCGGCGGCGGGAGCCGGCTCACCGACACCGCCCGCGACCTCCTCGCCGAGTTCGAGCGGCTCGAAGTCGAGTTCACCGGCGTCGCGGAGGCCGAGGAGACGGTTCTTCCGGGAACGGTCGTCGAGCGCGACGGCGAACTCGCCACGGTCGAGACGGCGGCGGGGCCCGTCCGCGCCATCGTGCCCGCGGACGCCGTCGCGGTCCGGGTCGTGATCCGCGCCGACGCCGTCACGCTCCATCCACCCGAGAGCCTCCCCGAGGACGACACCAGCGCCCGCAACCGGTTCGCGGGGCGCGTCACGGCGGTCGAACCGGGCGAAACCCTCGCGCGCGTCGTGCTCGACGTCGGTGCCGGGAGTCCGCTCGCCGTGCTCGTCACGACGACCAGCGTCGACACCCTCGACCTCGCCCCGGGAACCGACGTCGTAGCCTCCTTCAAGGCCACCGCGACGCGGGCGTTCCCCGACAGTCACGCCGACACCGAAGACCCGTAG